Proteins from a single region of Gemmatimonadales bacterium:
- a CDS encoding translocation/assembly module TamB domain-containing protein has product MRRVLGHFLFVSLLGTIAAVLGVATALVLTPPGRDLLARTVSSELSRALNGSIEVGSISGSFLYDLTIEHLVVRDTNGVLLAALPKVRVGYRLPNLLAGRFVLSRLQVDQPVLQIIKHRNGRMNYEDVLGLGRTKGNTSPLIVFNDVRVRHGTLRLATPWSPPPSVDTQRERDSTLAAERAKPGRRIESSPEGLRRVIELAQLTAALPRIQISTPDRQAFALDLDTLAAYVSDPQIEVRDAAGRVRFPHDSVVFSLSRGALPHTRFSGGGAVTWPRDTALYDFEVVAPQASLADLRWISPKFPDMTGSAVVAAHSESGTRTAYVITDLHLRHGDERIDGGLTFVDDHRRGIGARDLHVTLRNLDVDKVRPFAPGLPFYGTVTGSLEASGFLDALNVRLDWDFTDAKVAGNPVSHLEGEGRVALGGKAGLAFDNFAVRQSDVDLGTVRRLAPAVILPGRLAASGTLDGPLHDVTFAGTARQQDDGRPPSELQGTVTLDTRGDTLGLTTDVALEPLSFAGIRRAFPSLTARGSVTGRVRLDGTLADLAVNASLSGEIGTIEAVGHATVLPPLWGADGLRLNFRSLNLAAVRDTGPPTLLNGTAVLTGTADSARAPEGQFMLALTRSRVSDYLLDTLTARGAVHDSVIALDTLAFRAAAVTVQGGGTLGWAPPHDGRMHFAFTADSLGIFDSLLASATGLAPDTAADSRPLGGAASGTVLLSGNLDSLAMNGTAAGRDLVWRRFRTPAATMAAAWDGGVRPRVTGSARVDSLLWGQRVFHDATAAVSGWADSLGWTGGVTIGTGVRSSLAAQGRWWKRDSTRGGIQVVAVDTLTARLAAHAWRLAAPATVTLSDSAPAVTPVTLNATDGSGRIRLSGRVPGERAGAVEIEAFGVGVRDLYGLLQKDTTGVSGVLGTSLRLAGTARMPVVKGTAWLEDLILGDFHAPFAHAIVDYADRRLHAHAGIFRTGNEVVEVNGELPLDLALTGATRRQLPGPLLVRARADSADLSILEAVSSGIRDVQGQLVAEATIQGTWDDPQVSGSASVSRGAMTIPGIGVRYAAILGRAEFRRDSLLIPYALVTSGGGTLEITGGIRLENLSRPLLHLDLEANQFRMLDIRNFLAATVSGHVELRGPVLNATATGHATVDQGVLYFADLVNKSVIDLSDPSIADLVDTTLIRQQNLGTGFENRFLDSLRVDSLRLDMGNGVFLRSNEANIQLTGQLTLNKVRREYRPAGTLEAVRGIYTLKIPPITRDFTVDHGTVRYFGTPDLNAELDIAAEHTVRSRQGDEIPITAHITGTLRAPQLSLESTAAGQLSETDLLSYLVTGVPASEAATFGQQQALSLAQSYLASAASSELERALISDLGVPIDYVEIQPGLAQVGGGAASLTRLAFGWRIGPKTFVTLNAGYCSGQQTTTSTVNFGASLEYHFSRAWRAQTSFEPTFSSCIPGNATKLNNSYQIGADLFWQREF; this is encoded by the coding sequence ATGCGCCGGGTGCTCGGGCACTTTCTGTTCGTTTCCCTGCTCGGCACCATCGCCGCGGTGCTCGGCGTGGCGACCGCCCTCGTGCTGACACCGCCCGGGCGCGATCTCCTCGCGCGCACCGTATCGAGCGAGCTGAGCCGGGCGCTGAACGGGAGCATCGAGGTGGGCTCGATCTCCGGCTCGTTCCTCTACGATCTCACCATCGAGCACCTCGTGGTGCGCGATACCAACGGCGTGCTCCTCGCCGCGCTGCCGAAGGTGCGGGTGGGCTATCGACTGCCCAACCTGCTGGCGGGGCGGTTCGTCCTGAGCCGGCTGCAGGTCGACCAGCCGGTGCTTCAGATCATCAAGCACCGCAACGGCCGCATGAACTACGAGGACGTGCTCGGGCTGGGCCGCACGAAGGGGAACACGTCACCGCTCATCGTGTTCAACGACGTGCGGGTGCGGCATGGCACGCTGCGGCTCGCAACGCCCTGGTCGCCGCCCCCCTCGGTCGACACCCAGCGCGAGCGCGATTCCACGCTCGCGGCGGAGCGCGCCAAGCCGGGACGGCGGATCGAGTCGAGCCCCGAAGGGCTCCGGCGCGTCATCGAGCTGGCACAGCTCACCGCCGCCCTGCCGCGCATCCAGATCAGCACGCCGGACCGCCAGGCGTTCGCGCTCGATCTCGACACGCTGGCCGCCTACGTGAGCGATCCGCAGATCGAGGTGCGCGACGCGGCGGGCCGGGTGCGCTTTCCGCACGACAGCGTCGTCTTCAGCCTGAGCCGGGGCGCGCTGCCACACACGCGGTTTTCCGGCGGCGGGGCCGTCACCTGGCCGCGCGACACCGCGCTCTACGATTTCGAGGTGGTCGCCCCGCAGGCGAGCCTGGCCGATCTGCGCTGGATCTCGCCCAAGTTTCCGGACATGACCGGCAGCGCCGTTGTCGCCGCGCACTCGGAGAGCGGCACGCGCACCGCGTACGTGATCACCGATCTTCATCTCCGGCACGGCGACGAGCGGATCGACGGCGGGCTCACCTTCGTTGACGACCACCGCCGCGGGATCGGCGCCCGCGACCTGCACGTCACCCTGCGCAACCTCGACGTCGACAAGGTGCGCCCGTTCGCGCCGGGACTGCCGTTCTACGGCACGGTCACGGGCTCGCTCGAAGCTTCCGGGTTCCTCGACGCTTTGAACGTGCGGCTCGACTGGGATTTCACCGATGCCAAGGTGGCCGGCAACCCGGTGAGTCATCTCGAGGGCGAGGGCCGCGTGGCGCTCGGCGGCAAGGCGGGACTCGCGTTCGACAATTTTGCCGTGCGCCAATCGGACGTGGATCTGGGCACCGTGCGCCGGCTGGCGCCGGCGGTGATCCTGCCCGGCCGGCTTGCGGCCTCGGGCACGCTCGACGGCCCGCTGCACGACGTCACCTTCGCCGGCACCGCGCGCCAGCAGGACGACGGGCGGCCGCCGAGCGAGCTCCAGGGCACCGTCACGCTGGACACCCGCGGCGACACGCTGGGCCTCACCACCGACGTGGCGCTCGAGCCGCTCTCGTTCGCCGGGATCCGGCGCGCCTTTCCGTCGCTCACCGCGCGGGGCTCGGTGACCGGCCGCGTCCGGCTCGACGGCACCCTTGCCGATCTCGCCGTCAACGCGTCGCTGAGCGGCGAGATCGGCACCATCGAAGCGGTGGGCCACGCGACGGTGCTGCCGCCGCTCTGGGGCGCGGACGGGCTCCGGCTCAACTTCCGTTCGCTCAACCTCGCGGCCGTGCGCGACACCGGCCCGCCCACGCTGCTCAACGGCACGGCGGTGCTCACCGGCACCGCCGATTCGGCGCGTGCGCCCGAGGGCCAGTTCATGCTGGCGCTCACCCGCAGCCGAGTGAGCGACTATCTGCTCGACACGCTCACCGCACGCGGCGCGGTGCACGACAGCGTCATCGCGCTCGACACGCTTGCCTTTCGCGCCGCGGCCGTGACGGTGCAGGGCGGCGGCACACTCGGCTGGGCCCCGCCGCACGATGGCCGCATGCATTTCGCCTTCACCGCCGACAGCCTCGGCATCTTCGATTCGCTCCTCGCGAGCGCCACGGGGCTCGCCCCCGACACCGCGGCCGACTCGCGACCGCTGGGCGGCGCCGCCAGCGGCACCGTGCTCCTTTCGGGCAATCTCGATTCGCTCGCGATGAACGGCACGGCGGCTGGGCGGGACCTCGTGTGGCGCCGGTTCCGGACGCCCGCGGCCACCATGGCGGCGGCGTGGGATGGCGGCGTGCGGCCGCGCGTGACCGGAAGCGCGCGGGTGGATTCGCTTCTGTGGGGCCAGCGTGTCTTTCACGACGCTACCGCCGCCGTCTCGGGCTGGGCCGATTCGCTCGGGTGGACCGGCGGCGTCACCATCGGGACCGGCGTGCGGTCCTCGCTCGCGGCCCAGGGTCGCTGGTGGAAGCGCGACTCGACCCGCGGCGGCATTCAGGTGGTGGCGGTGGACACCCTCACCGCGCGCCTGGCCGCGCACGCGTGGCGGCTCGCCGCGCCGGCCACGGTGACGCTCAGCGATTCGGCGCCGGCCGTAACACCCGTGACGCTCAACGCGACCGACGGCTCGGGCCGGATCAGGCTGAGCGGCCGCGTGCCCGGCGAGCGCGCCGGTGCGGTCGAGATCGAGGCGTTCGGCGTCGGCGTGCGCGATCTCTATGGCCTCCTGCAGAAGGACACCACGGGTGTCTCCGGCGTGCTCGGCACCTCGCTCCGGCTGGCCGGCACGGCGCGAATGCCGGTGGTAAAGGGCACGGCGTGGCTGGAGGATCTGATCCTGGGTGATTTCCACGCGCCCTTCGCGCACGCCATCGTGGACTACGCCGATCGGCGCCTGCACGCGCACGCGGGCATCTTCCGGACCGGCAACGAGGTCGTGGAGGTGAACGGCGAGCTGCCGCTCGACCTCGCACTCACCGGCGCGACCCGGCGCCAGTTGCCGGGGCCGCTGCTCGTGCGGGCCCGCGCCGACAGCGCCGACTTGAGCATCCTCGAAGCGGTCTCGAGCGGAATCCGCGACGTCCAGGGCCAGCTCGTGGCCGAAGCGACCATTCAAGGGACCTGGGACGATCCGCAGGTGAGCGGCTCGGCCAGCGTGAGCCGCGGTGCGATGACGATTCCGGGCATCGGCGTCCGCTACGCGGCCATTCTGGGGCGCGCCGAGTTCCGCCGCGACTCACTGCTCATCCCGTACGCACTGGTGACGAGCGGCGGTGGCACGCTCGAGATCACGGGCGGCATCCGGCTGGAGAACCTCTCGCGCCCGCTGCTGCACCTCGACCTCGAGGCCAACCAGTTCCGCATGCTGGACATCCGGAACTTCCTCGCGGCCACGGTGAGCGGCCACGTCGAGCTGCGGGGACCGGTGCTCAATGCCACGGCCACCGGGCACGCCACCGTGGATCAGGGAGTGCTCTACTTTGCCGACCTCGTCAACAAGAGCGTGATCGACCTCTCCGATCCCTCGATCGCCGACCTGGTCGACACCACGCTCATCCGCCAGCAGAATCTCGGGACCGGGTTCGAGAACCGTTTCCTCGATTCCCTCCGGGTGGACAGCCTCCGGCTCGACATGGGGAACGGCGTGTTCCTCCGCTCCAACGAGGCCAACATCCAGCTCACCGGCCAGCTCACGCTCAACAAGGTCCGCCGCGAGTACCGCCCGGCGGGCACGCTCGAGGCCGTGCGCGGCATCTATACGCTCAAGATTCCGCCGATCACCCGCGACTTCACGGTCGACCACGGAACGGTGCGCTACTTCGGCACCCCCGATCTCAACGCCGAGCTCGATATCGCGGCGGAGCACACGGTGCGAAGCCGGCAGGGCGACGAGATTCCGATCACGGCGCACATCACCGGCACGCTCCGAGCACCCCAGCTCTCGCTCGAGAGCACCGCGGCGGGGCAGCTCTCGGAGACCGACCTCCTGTCGTATCTCGTCACCGGCGTGCCGGCGTCTGAGGCGGCCACCTTCGGGCAGCAGCAGGCGCTGAGTCTCGCGCAGTCGTACCTCGCGAGCGCCGCGTCGAGCGAGCTGGAGCGCGCGTTGATCTCGGACCTGGGCGTGCCGATCGACTACGTCGAGATTCAGCCGGGGCTGGCGCAGGTGGGCGGCGGCGCCGCATCGCTCACCCGTCTTGCGTTCGGGTGGCGCATCGGCCCCAAGACGTTCGTCACCCTGAACGCCGGGTACTGCTCCGGCCAGCAGACGACCACGAGCACGG
- a CDS encoding BamA/TamA family outer membrane protein, giving the protein MIHPPSMLAAGAFVAGTLLLMPSAAPAQQPAELPSAAQAPRVVRQLDFEGNHAIGSATLAAAIGTTNSSWFARFPLFRWIGLGAKRYFDEQEFRRDVLRLEVLYKRSGYPDVQVDTLVRRDPENVYITFKITEGRPILVTSIAVTGLDTVSERLRHAAVGDLPLREGDPFNRYLMQLSADTIGQRLRNRGRPTARVFPGFESNRETYTATVSFDVRPGDRAVFGAARIEGTQRLDPDVVRDLLTAREGRPYSEDALLASQRNLYKSDLVRAATVTVDSSRWTPGDDSVPVLVQVGESPPYRIGAGVGYATQECFRTTASWTARDFLGAGRVFELSGQASRIGVGRPVDFGLRDNLCTAARDDTVGSSKVNYNLTATVRHPAFLSPYNTLSLSLFAERRSEFKVYLREDVGASLDLTRVSTRRRLPVSLVYTLSYGRTEATPASFCAFFNACTPDIISQLRQRRLLAALTGRIAWPRANSPLNPTRGYNATIETTWASRLIGSSPLQQFTRVLGDIAWYRPVSRDVTFTWRLRGGLIFSPSVAVGSQTNSFVPPEQRFYAGGPNDVRGFNRNELGPVVYVVRDSTLMNAGSVAALSQDSVQVAPTGGNTLVVGNAELRVPSPIFPTRMRLAAFVDAGGLWERGRTDVSPVQIRITPGIGLRVATPLGPARLDVAYNGYALSQGALYQSNTDGSLTLIQDKYSIDRRNRFLGLPLTFQFSVGQPF; this is encoded by the coding sequence GTGATCCATCCGCCTTCGATGCTGGCGGCGGGTGCGTTCGTCGCAGGCACGCTTCTCTTGATGCCGAGCGCCGCCCCGGCGCAGCAGCCCGCCGAGCTGCCTTCGGCCGCCCAGGCGCCGCGCGTAGTCCGCCAGCTCGATTTCGAGGGCAACCATGCGATCGGCAGCGCCACACTCGCTGCGGCAATCGGCACGACCAACTCGAGCTGGTTCGCGCGTTTTCCGCTCTTCCGCTGGATCGGGCTCGGCGCCAAGCGATACTTCGACGAGCAGGAGTTCCGGCGCGACGTGCTGCGGCTCGAGGTGCTCTACAAGCGCAGCGGCTATCCCGACGTTCAGGTGGATACCCTGGTGCGGCGCGATCCCGAGAACGTCTACATCACCTTCAAGATCACCGAGGGCCGCCCCATCCTGGTCACCTCGATCGCGGTGACCGGCCTCGACACCGTCTCCGAGCGCCTCCGGCACGCAGCGGTGGGGGACCTGCCGCTTCGCGAGGGCGACCCCTTCAACCGCTACCTCATGCAGTTGAGCGCGGACACGATCGGCCAGCGGCTCCGGAACCGGGGCCGCCCCACTGCCCGTGTCTTTCCGGGATTCGAGAGCAACCGCGAGACGTACACCGCCACGGTGAGCTTCGACGTGCGGCCCGGCGACCGCGCCGTCTTCGGCGCGGCACGCATCGAAGGCACCCAGCGGCTCGATCCGGACGTGGTGCGCGATCTCCTGACGGCGCGCGAGGGTCGCCCGTACTCTGAGGATGCGCTGCTCGCGAGCCAGCGCAACCTGTACAAGAGCGATCTGGTCCGCGCCGCCACCGTGACCGTGGACTCGTCCCGCTGGACGCCGGGGGACGATTCCGTTCCCGTCCTGGTGCAGGTGGGCGAGAGCCCACCCTACCGGATTGGCGCGGGCGTGGGGTACGCCACGCAGGAGTGCTTCCGCACCACCGCGTCGTGGACCGCGCGCGACTTTCTCGGCGCCGGGCGCGTCTTCGAGTTGTCGGGGCAGGCATCGCGCATCGGGGTAGGGCGGCCGGTGGATTTCGGGCTGCGCGACAACCTGTGCACCGCCGCGCGCGACGACACCGTCGGCTCGTCCAAGGTCAACTACAATCTGACCGCCACCGTGCGCCATCCCGCCTTCCTCTCGCCCTACAACACGCTCTCGCTCTCGCTCTTTGCGGAGCGGCGGTCGGAGTTCAAGGTGTATCTGCGGGAGGACGTGGGCGCGAGCCTCGACCTCACCCGCGTGAGCACGCGGCGGCGGCTGCCGGTATCGCTGGTGTACACCCTCTCCTACGGCCGCACCGAGGCGACGCCGGCGAGCTTCTGCGCGTTCTTCAACGCCTGTACCCCGGACATCATCAGCCAGCTCCGGCAGCGGCGGCTGCTCGCGGCGCTCACCGGCCGCATCGCGTGGCCGCGGGCCAATAGCCCGCTCAATCCGACCCGCGGCTACAACGCCACGATCGAGACCACCTGGGCGTCTCGGCTCATCGGTTCCTCGCCGCTGCAGCAGTTCACCCGCGTCCTGGGCGACATCGCCTGGTACCGGCCGGTGTCGCGTGACGTGACGTTTACCTGGCGGCTCCGCGGCGGGCTGATCTTTTCGCCTTCGGTCGCGGTGGGCTCGCAGACCAACTCGTTCGTGCCGCCGGAGCAGCGATTCTACGCCGGCGGTCCCAACGACGTGCGCGGGTTCAATCGCAACGAGCTGGGGCCCGTGGTGTATGTGGTGCGCGACAGCACGCTCATGAACGCGGGCTCGGTCGCCGCGCTGAGCCAGGACTCGGTGCAGGTGGCGCCCACCGGCGGCAACACGCTCGTGGTGGGCAACGCCGAGCTCAGGGTGCCCTCGCCGATCTTCCCCACCCGCATGCGGCTGGCGGCGTTCGTCGATGCCGGCGGCCTCTGGGAGCGAGGGCGCACCGACGTGAGCCCGGTCCAGATCCGCATTACGCCGGGCATCGGGCTCCGCGTCGCGACGCCGCTGGGTCCGGCGCGGCTCGACGTGGCGTACAACGGCTACGCGCTCTCGCAGGGTGCGCTCTACCAGTCGAACACCGACGGCAGCCTCACGCTGATCCAGGACAAGTACTCGATCGACCGCCGCAACCGCTTTCTCGGGCTGCCGCTCACCTTTCAATTTTCCGTGGGCCAGCCGTTCTGA